One Aphis gossypii isolate Hap1 unplaced genomic scaffold, ASM2018417v2 Contig00435, whole genome shotgun sequence genomic region harbors:
- the LOC114126438 gene encoding uncharacterized protein LOC114126438, which yields MSKKFSFSSTEDEALITLVENNKCIYDSSHKQHKDNYVKDNIWKNISGEVGRSIDDCKKRWKNIRDTYLKQKKKLPTGSAAPHKKPRYTMNLSFLDTVEYERSTITNMGINDADTSNASTTDEIEPEVQQIIQNDEEQTENIVSDLPSSSYAGKRIRSKDDKISVILAKRSKETKDTILCIQEQNKLLATSMKNLCEEDEIDIFFKSIAMTVKKMPQQAIKEAKLKTLTLITEIDDKYSTGPTLPYQIPPDYNNMYQRQLSSPASSYSTSTSTSQGFLPFNYGDESNG from the exons atgtcaaaaaaattttcattttcctCGACAGAGGACGAAGCTTTGATTACACTTGTGgaaaataacaaatgtatttacgATAGTAGCCATAAACAACATAAAGACAATTATGTTAAGGataatatttggaaaaatatatccGGAGAAGTAGGAAGATCAA TCGATGACTGTAAAAAACGCTGGAAAAATATAAGAGACACGTACTTGAAACAGAAAAAGAAACTTCCGACAGGATCAGCAGCTCCACATAAAAAACCTCGATATACAatgaatttatcatttttggaCACCGTTGAATATGAAAGAAG TACTATAACAAATATGGGCATAAATGATGCTGATACGTCAAATGCGTCTACTACAGACGAAATTGAACCTGAAGTCCAACAAATCATACAAAACGATGAAGAACAAACAGAAAATATTGTGTCCGATTTGCCATCAAGTTCATATGCAGGAAAACGTATTCGGTCAAAAGACGATAAGATTTCTGTCATTTTAGCCAAACGATCAAAGGAAACGAAGGATACCATACTATGCATTcaagaacaaaataaactgTTAGCTACAAGCATGAAAAACCTGTGTGAAGAGGatgaaattgatatattttttaaaagtattgcaATGACGGTTAAAAAAATGCCACAGCAAGCGATCAAAGAAGCGAAACTTAAGACACTTACGTTGATCACTGAAATAGATGACAAATATTCAACTGGTCCAACACTACCGTATCAAATACCACCagattataacaatatgtaccAACGTCAACTGAGTTCACCAGCCAGCTCATACAGTACCTCAACATCAACATCACAAGGGTTTTTGCCGTTCAACTATGGTGACGAGTCTAATGGTTaa